The Maylandia zebra isolate NMK-2024a linkage group LG4, Mzebra_GT3a, whole genome shotgun sequence genome includes a window with the following:
- the galr2b gene encoding galanin receptor 2b, whose translation MSDFEDFTWPGGQANVSESYQLNPTSVIVSVVFSLIFLLGTIGNSLVLAVLLRSGQVAYNTTNLFILNLSVADFFFIIFCVPFQATIYSLEGWVFGSFMCKVVHFFINLTMYASSFTLATVSVDRYLAIRYPLRSRELRTPCNAVVAMVVIWGLSLVFAGPYLSYYDLIDYANSTVCIPGWEEQNRKVLDTCTFLFGYVIPVLIVSLSYTRTIKYLWTAVDPLDGMSESKRAKRKVTKMIIIVTVLFCICWLPYHVVILCYLYGDFPFNQTTYAFRLLSHCMAYANSCVNPIVYALVSKHFRKGFKKVFSCILSKHGRNKVHVVHVANTVPGFEAGSTEVSQMNEENVRQNECEMINRPVAEPREATVSLNLPFQQQQT comes from the exons ATGTCAGACTTTGAGGATTTCACCTGGCCGGGAGGGCAGGCCAATGTATCTGAAAGCTATCAACTGAACCCCACCAGTGTCATTGTGTCAGTGGTCTTCTCTCTCATATTCCTGCTCGGCACCATTGGCAACAGTTTGGTGCTCGCTGTACTGCTGCGAAGCGGACAGGTCGCGTACAACACGACCAATCTGTTCATACTCAACTTGAGCGTGGCTGacttcttcttcatcatctttTGCGTTCCTTTCCAAGCTACCATCTACTCTCTGGAGGGATGGGTATTCGGTTCCTTCATGTGCAAAGTCGTCCACTTCTTTATCAACCTTACCATGTACGCCAGCAGCTTCACATTGGCCACCGTGTCTGTTGACAG GTATCTGGCTATTCGCTATCCTCTGCGCTCCAGGGAGCTAAGAACCCCTTGTAATGCTGTGGTTGCCATGGTAGTTATCTGGGGTCTTTCCCTGGTCTTTGCGGGTCCATATCTCAGCTACTATGACCTGATTGATTATGCCAACAGCACTGTGTGTATCCCCGGCTGGGAGGAGCAGAATCGTAAGGTGCTGGATACGTGCACCTTCCTGTTTGGCTATGTCATCCCTGTGCTCATCGTGAGCCTCTCATACACTCGAACTATCAAGTACCTGTGGACGGCTGTTGACCCTCTGGACGGCATGTCAGAATCCAAGAGGGCTAAACGCAAAGTCACCAAAATGATCATCATCGTCACTGTACTTTTCTGTATATGCTGGCTGCCGTACCACGTGGTGATCTTGTGTTACCTGTATGGAGATTTCCCATTTAATCAGACCACATATGCCTTCAGGCTTCTCTCTCACTGCATGGCCTACGCCAACTCTTGTGTCAATCCCATCGTGTACGCTCTGGTCTCCAAACACTTTCGCAAAGGTTTCAAGAAGGTGTTCAGCTGCATCCTCAGTAAGCATGGGAGAAATAAGGTTCATGTGGTTCATGTGGCCAACACTGTGCCTGGGTTTGAAGCCGGCTCTACGGAGGTGTCACAGATGAACGAGGAGAACGTGCGACAGAATGAATGTGAAATGATCAACAGGCCAGTCGCAGAGCCAAGAGAAGCCACCGTGTCCCTGAATTTGCcctttcagcagcagcagacttGA